A genomic region of Bactrocera dorsalis isolate Fly_Bdor chromosome 3, ASM2337382v1, whole genome shotgun sequence contains the following coding sequences:
- the LOC105225352 gene encoding dnaJ-like protein 60 isoform X2: MQNIICNKSPYWSRIQTAIRHSSVQNGETYYDILKVQKNCSNQEIRNAFVQLSKKFHPDVKGITPDPKQTAQFVKISEAYQILSKPKSRSAYDQRLWDAGVLRPGQRSRSGAVKNMHSTEIHRPWEIKPNFDPNPGPYYGVKGLERVSNLKVAIALAVLGIAGAIFGFVSVNHSFTFNRQKLDAKSAEAGIYHAAIRADAEKYGNEEQLRRMLNRMSKDER, translated from the exons atgcaaaatattatcTGTAATAAAAGCCCGTATTGGAGCCGTATACAAACTGC AATTCGGCACAGTAGTGTGCAAAATGGGGAAACTTATTATGACATActtaaagtgcaaaaaaattgtAGTAACCAAGAAATAAGAAATGCTTTTGTACAACTTTCAAAAAAG TTTCACCCCGATGTCAAAGGAATCACCCCAGATCCTAAACAAACAGCGCAATTTGTAAAGATTTCGGAAGCTTATCAAATCCTCAGCAAACCCAAATCACGTTCAGCATATGACCAACGATTATGGGACGCAGGTGTGCTACGGCCTGGTCAAAGATCGAGGTCCGGAGCTGTAAAAAATATGCACTCCACTGAAATACATAG GCCATGGGAAATAAAACCAAACTTCGATCCAAATCCCGGGCCTTACTACGGGGTGAAAGGTTTAGAGCGTGTTTCTAATTTGAAAGTAGCCATTGCTCTTGCAGTTTTAGGAATTGCTGGGGCAATATTTGGATTTGTTTCCGTAAA TCACTCCTTCACTTTTAATCGCCAAAAATTAGATGCTAAATCGGCGGAAGCGGGGATTTATCATGCGGCTATTCGTGCGGACGCTGAAAAATATGGCAATGAAGAACAACTACGGCGAATGCTGAATCGAATGTCAAAGGACGAAAGATGA
- the LOC105225352 gene encoding dnaJ-like protein 60 isoform X1 — MQNIICNKSPYWSRIQTAIRHSSVQNGETYYDILKVQKNCSNQEIRNAFVQLSKKFHPDVKGITPDPKQTAQFVKISEAYQILSKPKSRSAYDQRLWDAGVLRPGQRSRSGAVKNMHSTEIHRPWEIKPNFDPNPGPYYGVKGLERVSNLKVAIALAVLGIAGAIFGFVSVNTYYLFSHSFTFNRQKLDAKSAEAGIYHAAIRADAEKYGNEEQLRRMLNRMSKDER; from the exons atgcaaaatattatcTGTAATAAAAGCCCGTATTGGAGCCGTATACAAACTGC AATTCGGCACAGTAGTGTGCAAAATGGGGAAACTTATTATGACATActtaaagtgcaaaaaaattgtAGTAACCAAGAAATAAGAAATGCTTTTGTACAACTTTCAAAAAAG TTTCACCCCGATGTCAAAGGAATCACCCCAGATCCTAAACAAACAGCGCAATTTGTAAAGATTTCGGAAGCTTATCAAATCCTCAGCAAACCCAAATCACGTTCAGCATATGACCAACGATTATGGGACGCAGGTGTGCTACGGCCTGGTCAAAGATCGAGGTCCGGAGCTGTAAAAAATATGCACTCCACTGAAATACATAG GCCATGGGAAATAAAACCAAACTTCGATCCAAATCCCGGGCCTTACTACGGGGTGAAAGGTTTAGAGCGTGTTTCTAATTTGAAAGTAGCCATTGCTCTTGCAGTTTTAGGAATTGCTGGGGCAATATTTGGATTTGTTTCCGTAAA CACTTATTATCTCTTCAGTCACTCCTTCACTTTTAATCGCCAAAAATTAGATGCTAAATCGGCGGAAGCGGGGATTTATCATGCGGCTATTCGTGCGGACGCTGAAAAATATGGCAATGAAGAACAACTACGGCGAATGCTGAATCGAATGTCAAAGGACGAAAGATGA